The Triticum aestivum cultivar Chinese Spring chromosome 7B, IWGSC CS RefSeq v2.1, whole genome shotgun sequence genome window below encodes:
- the LOC123155825 gene encoding uncharacterized protein isoform X1 produces the protein MDSGRHDPEVALGSSTEDPSLQVEATSISEVDWDNLQIVETHDEEGRIELLSEDQLCEILGLQDEEEKKGKSEPKGRRMVEQGSDNDGAAIPVSDVIPNEVVITYDKDHPKMDLGTMYPSMKEFRLAVRQFAINEEFDIGTEKSDKKRFRGFCKSSEDCPWRIVGSLQDDKCTVKVTILVDQHDCVSSSRVKTITPSQDWVANKAVSILRSSPNMGAKELQKKLQEQYKVTILYDTVWRGKEKALAEVYGKWEESFEMLYKWKAEVLKRSPGSVVEIEVLEIDGNVYFHRFFCALKPCIDGFLEGCRPHLSIDSTALNGRWNGHLASATAVDGHNWMYPLAFGFIASETEDNWTWFMNQLKMAIGDPPLLAVCTDACKGLENAVKNVFPNAEQRECFYHLTKNFSKRFHGFGRMYPAARAYREDVFTEHMAAIIKQSDEVWKWLSQYHTLKWMRCVFNPDIKCDYITNNVAEVFNNWIRDIKDLPVAELADKIREMIMLLWRKRRRIGERLPPGRILPAIMVQLRANTRGLGHLKVVESANWSAEVWDNSKNCERHVVKLNQQTCTCLEWQHTGKPCQHVLAFVTSQERVNLEQFVHEYYSVDRFKAAYGREIEPMTDKSQWPRVELPFVVGAPLAKRNKGRQRKLRIKGCLEGGHKKKGANDAPKDDSLLPPILRERK, from the exons ATGGATTCTGGACG GCATGACCCAGAGGTCGCGTTGGGGAGCAGTACTGAGGATCCATCGTTACAGGTTGAGGCAACGTCAATTTCAGAAGTCGATTGGGATAACTTGCAAATAGTGGAGACACATGATGAAGAAGGTAGAATTGAACTACTGAGTGAGGATCAGTTATGTGAAATTTTGGGCTTGCAGGATGAAGAAGAGAAAAAAGGTAAGAGTGAACCAAAGGGTCGTAGAATGGTTGAGCAGGGCAGTGACAATGATGGTGCTGCCATTCCTGTTAGTGATGTCATACCAAATGAGGTAGTGATTACATATGATAAGGACCACCCAAAAATGGACCTTGGCACAATGTACCCATCAATGAAGGAATTTAGGTTAGCAGTGAGGCAATTTGCcatcaatgaggagtttgatataggCACGGAGAAGTCGGATAAAAAGAGATTTAGAGGGTTCTGCAAGTCAAGTGAGGATTGTCCTTGGAGGATTGTTGGCAGCCTACAGGATGATAAATGTACTGTAAAG GTCACAATTTTAGTTGATCAACATGATTGTGTTTCAAGCAGCAGAGTGAAGACCATAACGCCATCGCAAGACTGGGTAGCTAACAAGGCTGTGAGTATCCTTAGGAGTTCACCTAATATGGGTGCTAAAGAATTACAGAAAAAGTTGCAAGAACAATACAAAGTCACAATTCTATATGACACGGTCTGGAGGGGGAAAGAAAAAGCTCTTGCAGAGGTTTATGGTAAATGGGAAGAGAGTTTTGAGATGTTATATAAATGGAAGGCTGAGGTACTGAAGAGGTCACCTGGAAGTGTTGTGGAGATTGAAGTACTGGAAATAGATGGTAATGTGTATTTTCATCGGTTTTTTTGTGCACTTAAACCATGCATTGATGGCTTTTTGGAAGGATGTAGGCCACATCTGAGTATAGATTCTACTGCATTGAATGGAAGGTGGAATGGCCATTTAGCCTCAGCTACGGCAGTTGATGGTCACAATTGGATGTATCCACTTGCTTTTGGGTTCATTGCATCTGAGACAGAAGACAATTGGACATGGTTTATGAATCAACTTAAGATGGCAATAGGAGATCCTCCACTGCTTGCAGTGTGCACAGATGCTTGCAAAGGCTTGGAGAATGCGGTGAAGAATGTGTTTCCCAATGCTGAACAAAGGGAATGTTTTTACCATCTTACGAAGAATTTTTCAAAAAGGTTCCATGGCTTTGGAAGGATGTACCCTGCAGCAAGGGCTTATAGGGAAGATGTGTTCACTGAACATATGGCAGCAATCATTAAACAATCAGATGAGGTATGGAAATGGTTGAGTCAGTACCACACTCTGAAGTGGATGAGGTGTGTCTTCAATCCAGATATCAAGTGTGACTATATCACTAATAATGTAGCAGAGGTTTTTAACAACTGGATCCGAGACATTAAGGATTTACCTGTTGCTGAACTAGCTGATAAGATTAGAGAGATGATCATGCTTttgtggaggaagaggagaaggattgGAGAAAGGCTACCACCTGGACGGATACTACCGGCAATTATGGTTCAGTTGAGAGCAAATACTAGAGGTTTGGGGCACTTAAAAGTAGTGGAATCTGCTAATTGGAGTGCAGAGGTGTGGGATAATAGCAAGAACTGTGAAAGGCATGTCGTGAAGCTAAATCAGCAGACGTGTACTTGTCTTGAATGGCAGCACACTGGTAAGCCATGTCAACATGTCTTGGCCTTTGTGACATCCCAAGAGAGAGTAAACCTTGAACAATTTGTGCATGAGTACTACTCGGTGGACAGATTCAAGGCTGCTTATGGGAGAGAGATTGAGCCAATGACAGATAAATCACAATGGCCACGTGTGGAGCTACCATTTGTTGTGGGGGCACCACTTGCGAAAAGAAATAAAGGAAGACAAAGGAAATTGAGGATCAAAGGATGTCTTGAAGGTGGCCACAAGAAAAAAGGTGCCAATGATGCTCCCAAGGATGATAGCCTGCTCCCACCAATTCTAAGGGAAAGAAAATGA
- the LOC123155825 gene encoding uncharacterized protein isoform X2, whose translation MVEQGSDNDGAAIPVSDVIPNEVVITYDKDHPKMDLGTMYPSMKEFRLAVRQFAINEEFDIGTEKSDKKRFRGFCKSSEDCPWRIVGSLQDDKCTVKVTILVDQHDCVSSSRVKTITPSQDWVANKAVSILRSSPNMGAKELQKKLQEQYKVTILYDTVWRGKEKALAEVYGKWEESFEMLYKWKAEVLKRSPGSVVEIEVLEIDGNVYFHRFFCALKPCIDGFLEGCRPHLSIDSTALNGRWNGHLASATAVDGHNWMYPLAFGFIASETEDNWTWFMNQLKMAIGDPPLLAVCTDACKGLENAVKNVFPNAEQRECFYHLTKNFSKRFHGFGRMYPAARAYREDVFTEHMAAIIKQSDEVWKWLSQYHTLKWMRCVFNPDIKCDYITNNVAEVFNNWIRDIKDLPVAELADKIREMIMLLWRKRRRIGERLPPGRILPAIMVQLRANTRGLGHLKVVESANWSAEVWDNSKNCERHVVKLNQQTCTCLEWQHTGKPCQHVLAFVTSQERVNLEQFVHEYYSVDRFKAAYGREIEPMTDKSQWPRVELPFVVGAPLAKRNKGRQRKLRIKGCLEGGHKKKGANDAPKDDSLLPPILRERK comes from the exons ATGGTTGAGCAGGGCAGTGACAATGATGGTGCTGCCATTCCTGTTAGTGATGTCATACCAAATGAGGTAGTGATTACATATGATAAGGACCACCCAAAAATGGACCTTGGCACAATGTACCCATCAATGAAGGAATTTAGGTTAGCAGTGAGGCAATTTGCcatcaatgaggagtttgatataggCACGGAGAAGTCGGATAAAAAGAGATTTAGAGGGTTCTGCAAGTCAAGTGAGGATTGTCCTTGGAGGATTGTTGGCAGCCTACAGGATGATAAATGTACTGTAAAG GTCACAATTTTAGTTGATCAACATGATTGTGTTTCAAGCAGCAGAGTGAAGACCATAACGCCATCGCAAGACTGGGTAGCTAACAAGGCTGTGAGTATCCTTAGGAGTTCACCTAATATGGGTGCTAAAGAATTACAGAAAAAGTTGCAAGAACAATACAAAGTCACAATTCTATATGACACGGTCTGGAGGGGGAAAGAAAAAGCTCTTGCAGAGGTTTATGGTAAATGGGAAGAGAGTTTTGAGATGTTATATAAATGGAAGGCTGAGGTACTGAAGAGGTCACCTGGAAGTGTTGTGGAGATTGAAGTACTGGAAATAGATGGTAATGTGTATTTTCATCGGTTTTTTTGTGCACTTAAACCATGCATTGATGGCTTTTTGGAAGGATGTAGGCCACATCTGAGTATAGATTCTACTGCATTGAATGGAAGGTGGAATGGCCATTTAGCCTCAGCTACGGCAGTTGATGGTCACAATTGGATGTATCCACTTGCTTTTGGGTTCATTGCATCTGAGACAGAAGACAATTGGACATGGTTTATGAATCAACTTAAGATGGCAATAGGAGATCCTCCACTGCTTGCAGTGTGCACAGATGCTTGCAAAGGCTTGGAGAATGCGGTGAAGAATGTGTTTCCCAATGCTGAACAAAGGGAATGTTTTTACCATCTTACGAAGAATTTTTCAAAAAGGTTCCATGGCTTTGGAAGGATGTACCCTGCAGCAAGGGCTTATAGGGAAGATGTGTTCACTGAACATATGGCAGCAATCATTAAACAATCAGATGAGGTATGGAAATGGTTGAGTCAGTACCACACTCTGAAGTGGATGAGGTGTGTCTTCAATCCAGATATCAAGTGTGACTATATCACTAATAATGTAGCAGAGGTTTTTAACAACTGGATCCGAGACATTAAGGATTTACCTGTTGCTGAACTAGCTGATAAGATTAGAGAGATGATCATGCTTttgtggaggaagaggagaaggattgGAGAAAGGCTACCACCTGGACGGATACTACCGGCAATTATGGTTCAGTTGAGAGCAAATACTAGAGGTTTGGGGCACTTAAAAGTAGTGGAATCTGCTAATTGGAGTGCAGAGGTGTGGGATAATAGCAAGAACTGTGAAAGGCATGTCGTGAAGCTAAATCAGCAGACGTGTACTTGTCTTGAATGGCAGCACACTGGTAAGCCATGTCAACATGTCTTGGCCTTTGTGACATCCCAAGAGAGAGTAAACCTTGAACAATTTGTGCATGAGTACTACTCGGTGGACAGATTCAAGGCTGCTTATGGGAGAGAGATTGAGCCAATGACAGATAAATCACAATGGCCACGTGTGGAGCTACCATTTGTTGTGGGGGCACCACTTGCGAAAAGAAATAAAGGAAGACAAAGGAAATTGAGGATCAAAGGATGTCTTGAAGGTGGCCACAAGAAAAAAGGTGCCAATGATGCTCCCAAGGATGATAGCCTGCTCCCACCAATTCTAAGGGAAAGAAAATGA
- the LOC123157791 gene encoding uncharacterized protein, producing the protein MSNKTEKMSRGVPLTDEDLLPWPESLRDAIRERLDRGEDVAVSCSTLRLKYQPSGETGTSGASAVQAAGLSGYGARAQERPAIAVGPSERRRRPGRRRQQVLVWFVLSSARTRIPDADNQISVRSIFVYIESEAVWSFPVLINGKRKKKITERRKVA; encoded by the coding sequence ATGTCGAACAAAACAGAGAAGATGAGCAGGGGCGTCCCGCTCACGGACGAGgacctcctcccgtggccggaGTCGCTGCGCGACGCCATTAGAGAGCGGCTGGACCGCGGCGAGGACGTCGCCGTCAGCTGCTCGACGCTACGGCTCAAGTATCAGCCGAGCGGCGAGACCGGGACGAGCGGCGCGAGTGCCGTGCAGGCGGCCGGACTGAGCGGCTATGGCGCGCGGGCACAAGAGCGACCGGCGATAGCGGTCGGGCCGAGCGAGCGACGACGGCGACCGGGCAGGCGGCGTCAGCAGGTGCTTGTGTGGTTCGTTCTCTCCTCTGCTCGAACAAGAATACCAGATGCAGATAATCAGATCTCAGTACGTAGTATATTTGTATACATAGAATCAGAGGCAGTTTGGTCTTTTCCCGTGCTTATaaatggaaaaagaaaaaagaaaatcacTGAAAGGAGGAAAGTGGCATAG